The Gemmatimonadota bacterium genome contains the following window.
GAAGAGTGCCGTCTGCAGCAGCCAGAAGTTCAGCAGCAGTCTGGCGAGCCGAGCCGTAGCGAACGGCTCCAGGCCCAGCACGCGCTGGCCGATGGCGGTGGCCAGCACGCCAACCAGAGCCACGCCCCCGATCGCGGCCAGGGCAAACAGCACCTGCACCCACAGGTAGCGCATACGCGAAAGCGGCTGCGCCAGCACCAGCTCGATGGCGCCGTTCTCGATCTCCCCGGCGACGGCGCGCGCCGCGAGCACGATCGCCACAGCCGCGCCCAGCGCCAGCGCCACAGGGTGGTTCCAGCCGAAGGCCAGCACACCGGCCGCGCCCGCGCCACCCAGCACGGTCTGCTCACGGCCCGGTCGAAAACGGGCATAGAAGTCGAGGATCTGCCCGGCTGTCATGTCGCCGTAGAGCCGCAGGTCGCCCGGGAGGAAGCCCACATCTTCGCGGCTGGCTGCCCGCTCCGGCGGCATGGCGAAGAGCCGCACCTGGCCCCGCGGTCGGGTGCACCAGCCCGAGCACGATGCGCAGCGTCGTCGTCTTGCCCGCGCCGTTAGGACCCAGGTAGCCGAAGACCTCACCCGGCTCCAGCACGAAGCTTACGCCGCGCAGCGCCTCGATCTGCCCGAAGCGCTTCACCAGCCCAGCCGCCTCGAGCGGTGGCGCCTGCCCCTGATTCACCAGCGGCCTTTCTCAGTGCGCGCGAATTGGAGGGAAGAAAACTGCGGGGGGGCGGAGCAAGTGGCGTGGCGGTTCAGCGCTTCCCTGACCCGCGTCGGCGCGACCAGTGCGCCGCTGGGCGGAAATCAGGCTCGGCTCACCCGCCGCCAGCGGCCGGCTGGCTGCCTTGATCCTGTAGGGTTGCGGGGTGTGGGCCCACCTACGCCGTGCAGCCGGCTACCTATCGCCGCTGGGATAAGGGTACCGCTCCAGCCAGTCATAGCCGTATTGGTCCCGCCACGCCAGGTAAATTGTAGATCGGCCGGACCCGACAAGTCGTCGGCCGGCGGGCGTGGAAGCGCGTCGCACCAAGACACCCCGTGTGTCAAAGATATCGTATTTCGGCAGGGAATCACTCGCCGCCCTATATCTGGCTACCCAGAGCTCTCCATTCTGTGAGATTCTCACGGCATCTCGGCCAAACGGTGGCTTTCGTTTCGGCCAGTGAAATTCTATGCGCAACGCT
Protein-coding sequences here:
- a CDS encoding ATP-binding cassette domain-containing protein; amino-acid sequence: MNQGQAPPLEAAGLVKRFGQIEALRGVSFVLEPGEVFGYLGPNGAGKTTTLRIVLGLVHPTAGPGAALRHAAGAGSQPRRCGLPPGRPAALRRHDSRADPRLLCPFSTGP